The DNA region GAACGGTGTGGGCTTGGAGACGAGTCAGTCTTCCAGGCGGAGGACGACAACGGTAAGCCAGTCCGTCTTGGAGAGCACCCTCTCCGGCATCACAGAGGCGGTAGCTATGACTGGCCCGAGTCCATGTTCACAGAAGacagaagaaggaaagagagcTCGACGAAGAGGTAcaggaaggcggcggcgcagTTCGATATCGAACCGTTCTGATTATAATATTGGCCCTGCCTTTGTTGGTTTAGAGACGGACTCATTTTGCATGATTCAAGTGGGTGACAGAAGGAAATAGCTTTTGGTGGAATGATACCTTGGACATTGACGGACGGTTGGCTGAGGACCTCGGCATTTTCACATATAcgttttttgggggggtttctttttggatgTTGTGCTTCTTCCTGTTTGTTATTGATGGGAAGAAATGAGGGGGTATGACGCAACGAAGTCCCATGTCGATGCTGTCTGAGCGTTCGGGGATCATTGAGCATGTGAGTGTTGAGCGGAAATCATCGATGGTTTTGGACGTGTAACGATAACAAGCCACCGTATCATATGAGAAGGCGGTTGGGGACTGAGGAAGCTGTGAGGAGTGAAGGCTAAGGCATAACATACTATACTATGCATCTGTACTTTCCACTTTTATTTTTCTATATTCCCACCGTTTCATTTTCTGTTGGCTTCACCATTCATCGGGCAATACCCCGTTTCTCTTTACTCAGTCTCACTCACACCTTTCTTCCGATACGTTTAAAGAGAAATACATATCAAGCGGCTGGTTCGCCGAGCAGTGTAACAGAGCAACTCATGGGGTTCATCAGACATGAGAAAAAGTGCTAGGATACGATGTACAAGTCTGTGGTCTTGTTCATATGCAAATGCCCCCTATAGCAAGATTACAAAGAGATATCTCTCAGAAGAgaatggaaaagaaaacccaACGACCACCACTGACCGAACCCTCTCCTCACGaaaccaacaacggcaaTAAACTAATAGGAAAAAAAACATGCTATATATTATttcaaccaaccccctcccaaattCAAACGCCGCGCTCGTGATAATCTATACCCGAATGCCCATTTTTCTCCATTTCGAAAcgaaacaacaacccctaTTATCACCCCCTTGATACTACACcaactgctgctgttgttacACATACCTCAACTTCttcgtcaccaccgccgccaccaacgaccccaacgcccccaaaAACATCGTCACGGCAATCGCGTTCGGCCCCGTCGGATCGGCCGTCTCGCTAGGGTGCGCCTCGTGCGCCAGCTCGGGGCTCTTCCCCGGCTCCAGCATCGCAAACACCATCCCGCTCATCAGCGTGCTAAGAAACTGGGGGATCGTGACATAAATGTTTAAGATACCGAAATAAACCCCGCTCAGGCCGCCAGATGAAGAACTACTCTCCTCGTCCAGCTTGCCCATCTCCAGCACCGAGACGTCCCGCATCTCAATATTTCTTGCTGTGGGGTCTGGCTGTCCGCTGAGTTTATTTACTTCGATTCCGAGAAAGGTCGTCGGCGCCCACCCGGCCACGCTCCAGGGGATGCCGCAGAGGGCGACGATCGCCGTGGCGAAGCGGAACGAGGTCGCGAACGGGGTGATAAACATTGCGCAGGCGAACATGATGTTCCCCGCGATCCAGGCGGTCAAGAGATCGGGTTTGTACTTGTTGAAGGTGTTGATCAGGGGGGCGATGCTGGCCGGGGGCCGGTGGGTGAAGCTCTTGTCTTCGGGGGCTTGGATCAGCGCCGGCAGGACCCAGGCGCTGATGAAGGAGACGGTCGAGTACACCGTCAGGGCTGTGCTGCCGATGCGGCCCATGTCGCCGAGGGCGTCGTCAGAGTTGCGGGTGTCGGCCGAGACGTCGTAGCGGAAGTACGTCTCGCCTACCCAGGTGCTGCTGTAGACGATGAAGGGGAACCAGCCGATCCAGGACCAGAAGACGGCGTTGCAGATGGCTTGGATGCGCggtgggagggtgaggacTGTGGACCAGATCTGGCGGACGACTTTGAAGCGCACGTCGGTTTGGCGGGGGTCGTGGCGGACCGAGAGGAGGATTCGTTCGGTGACTGCCCAGCATGTTATGAAGGCGGTGGCGAGCATGCCCAGGGCGGCGATGACGGTGAGCTGTTTGAACTGGGTGTCTCCGAGTATTGGTCCGAAGATGCCGACCAGGTCGATTGCGCCCATGGCATAACCAATAATATGGCCAAGGGAACCCATTCGACTTGCTAAACAACGTTTTGTGTTAGTATCTGGGTGAGTTTTGCGTTTGGTGATGTTCAGGCTTACCCCAGGCAGCACCGGTTTGCTGTTTGGATATTGGGAGTGTGTCTACCACTAAACTCCTGCCGCAAGACATGACGGCATTAATGGAGAAATCAACCGAGTACAACGAAAGGACAGCAAGCACAATGGTCATCAGTTGTGCAGTGTCCTTGTCACTAATGAAGAAATCCACAATCTCCTTGGTGAAGCCCAACGCAAGTAAACTGCCGGACACGATGAAAGACCCTATAACGATGAtgggccgccgcctcccccatTTCGACGTCGATTCATCAGCTACAACACCGATAATGGGCTGAACTATCAGCCCCGATAATGGCCCCGCAACCCAAACCAGAGATGTCTGCCCCTTTGATAGTCCGAGTGAGAGGAGGTATGGGGTACAATCTGTGCAAGAAGGCTGTCAGTACACCATTGAATGAAAACTTATATGGGTATATCTTACAAGTCATTTCCACTCCCCATGTGAAGCTATATGTAAACCGTTGGTCAGCAATTCAACTCTCCCCCAGAGGTGGATAGACCATCTACTAACGTGATGCCAATGGATACGCATGTCAATAAGAACATGCGCATCGTCTCGGTGCTCCCCTTCACGCTTGGTTTCCCACTCCATGTCGACATGTTCGGGTCGGATTTCACGACGTAATGTAGTGTAGTCCCCTATCCCAACGCCCCACGTTGGCAGCCACAAACGGTCGGCGGCGTTGTGGAATCGTCACGCCGGCGTGCGCTATCCCTGCGCTCGTCGCCTGGCAAGAATTGGATGCGATTAACGAATATGCTGTTCGAGAAAGGCGCTCTGTGTTAGCATTCTATGTCCGCTTAACCTAAGACCTCGGGGGTTCGGTCATGTTTGCGCCGAAGCAACAAGGCGGTGTCTATCTCCCGAGACCACGATAGGATTATCTCTCACCATCTAGCATCAATCAAGCCTCGCAAATTTGCGCGAGCTTGAAAGAAAAGGGCTCGGTATCTATTTGCACTCGGATCAAGGTCGCACAATGTGTCTCGTTTCGGGCTGGCACAGTTGCAATTCGCGGGCAATGGCTCcgtgggttggtggatggtcAACTTTCGCGGCGCATACGGTAAGAATTAAAGCAATAGCGAGCGTGAGTGGGCAAGAAGAATTATGTCTGAGACAAAAgcaaagagagaaaaaaagacttGGAACCGAGATGTGTCGTGATCTTTTTGCTGTTGCTCTCTCCAGTTGGATCGCATCCACGCCGTGCGCCAAGAAGGGCAGAGCTGTGTAACACTGGCCCTTGACTAAGACAAACCACCCAAAAtaggggggaggtgacgtACCAGAGCCCGAGCGGACAGGGGTCTTATAGGGCAGCTCTTGGCTATCGTTTCAATCCTCATCTTATCGCATCTTGAACTTAGGTAAACTTACATAAGAAATGCGACAGTGAAGAACATGGTGAATCTAGAACGACCGCTAGCGCATGTTGGACGACATGCAGAGATCTGGCTTCAACTATTGCTCTGCTCGCTACTACTATTATATTTGTATGAAGTAGCTGTCGTGAGACGTTACTAGCCAACAGAGACTTGACCTGCGACCAGATGACGTTGCGCCAACTCCTAGCCTTCTACTCAGCCGTGATAGTCCACAACGGCGGAAACTCAATTCTTACACAGATATAAGATGTTGACATATCGTTGCCTACCGGTACCAAACGCTTTCCCAATGTGAAACCCCAAAGCCGATGCCGTGGTGGATGCTCTTCGGTGGATGCCGCCCCCCACGGGAGGATCGGGTTCAAGGCTGGCACCGAGCTACCCCACCATTCTCTGACGAGGGGCACCAGTAACGGCGCTCCGATTCAGGAACGTGgatttgggtggtgggaggagaaaaaTCAGGCCGGTGACTCGACCAAGAGATATGGGGACTCATTGCGGACCCAAACATGCCGCACTAGAACATAGAAGTACAGTACAGCCCAATCAGTACATCCCAGTCCATCTCTCTATTCCTAGGAGTGTGTGTCAGTGTTGTGCGTTTTGCGCGTTCCCCGTCCTAGTCATTCTGGCTTCTCGATATTTcaccccgccatcaccactgtCCCTATCGTGTGTCTagacccccttccccaatcTTCTGCAGCACCCTTCTCCATACATGAGAACCTCATTGACTGACCCATACTCAAAAGTGAACGTCTTCTCCTGCAGTCTGCCGCTGTACACCCCGCGCAATCCCACATTGAAGTTACCCTGGACCCCCAGGCCGGCCGTTACCCTCTCTTCCTGTTTGGTAAACCACCCTAcccttccctttccagcGCATATTAGGAGCCACGTCCCCAGTCAGTATGGATTTGGTAAACAGGTTggtttttccttcccctccatcccctctTCTTTGTGCTGTCCTGTCTGGTTTGGCTTGCGCCAGTTTCTTCCCCATATATATCATGCCTCCACCAGAGCTGATCAGTCTCAACAGCCTAGAAGGCCGTCTGCTCTTCGC from Podospora pseudoanserina strain CBS 124.78 chromosome 1, whole genome shotgun sequence includes:
- a CDS encoding hypothetical protein (COG:G; EggNog:ENOG503NU40), which encodes MSTWSGKPSVKGSTETMRMFLLTCVSIGITFTWGVEMTYCTPYLLSLGLSKGQTSLVWVAGPLSGLIVQPIIGVVADESTSKWGRRRPIIVIGSFIVSGSLLALGFTKEIVDFFISDKDTAQLMTIVLAVLSLYSVDFSINAVMSCGRSLVVDTLPISKQQTGAAWASRMGSLGHIIGYAMGAIDLVGIFGPILGDTQFKQLTVIAALGMLATAFITCWAVTERILLSVRHDPRQTDVRFKVVRQIWSTVLTLPPRIQAICNAVFWSWIGWFPFIVYSSTWVGETYFRYDVSADTRNSDDALGDMGRIGSTALTVYSTVSFISAWVLPALIQAPEDKSFTHRPPASIAPLINTFNKYKPDLLTAWIAGNIMFACAMFITPFATSFRFATAIVALCGIPWSVAGWAPTTFLGIEVNKLSGQPDPTARNIEMRDVSVLEMGKLDEESSSSSGGLSGVYFGILNIYVTIPQFLSTLMSGMVFAMLEPGKSPELAHEAHPSETADPTGPNAIAVTMFLGALGSLVAAVVTKKLRYV